A single region of the Microcella sp. genome encodes:
- a CDS encoding HEPN domain-containing protein: MEAVVLFNRLIGDVDNLLMRHESADGKVSFPTKNERPLLRSCMLLMYAAWEVYVEESLVELVEWLATRPAAELPQATKDFITSKNKIDPWQLVDGGWRQVLPEVVGTYVRGLDDHPSSFGLSNANPKGVAELHYSVLGESVLDSVSWHNSTNSTIRTKLMRFVTIRGEIAHTGRTRARLWAQDVKKWREFIPKLVQEMDYHFRVWMTIRADADSEWWREVHGHLSEHESATGIELQALVGIVRPLNNADRPLYESFLAFMGRRVAAGVLEKSGNGNRPVFRLPASDEPSLSI; the protein is encoded by the coding sequence ATGGAAGCAGTTGTTCTCTTCAACCGGCTGATTGGCGACGTTGACAACCTACTCATGAGGCACGAGAGCGCCGATGGAAAGGTTAGTTTCCCCACCAAGAACGAGCGGCCTCTGCTTCGCTCGTGCATGTTGCTCATGTACGCAGCGTGGGAAGTCTACGTCGAGGAGAGCCTGGTCGAACTAGTCGAATGGCTGGCGACGAGACCTGCGGCTGAGTTGCCTCAGGCCACCAAAGATTTCATCACTAGCAAGAACAAGATCGATCCTTGGCAACTAGTTGATGGTGGTTGGCGTCAGGTACTTCCGGAGGTGGTCGGGACATACGTTCGAGGTCTTGACGATCACCCCTCAAGCTTCGGACTCTCCAATGCCAATCCCAAAGGCGTTGCGGAACTGCACTATTCCGTTCTGGGGGAGTCAGTTCTCGACTCTGTTTCGTGGCACAACTCGACCAACTCGACGATTCGAACGAAGCTCATGAGGTTCGTGACCATCAGAGGGGAGATTGCGCACACAGGGCGAACCCGCGCGCGTCTGTGGGCGCAGGATGTGAAGAAGTGGCGTGAGTTCATTCCGAAACTTGTGCAGGAGATGGACTATCACTTCCGCGTATGGATGACGATTCGAGCGGATGCAGACTCCGAGTGGTGGAGAGAGGTTCATGGACACCTGTCGGAGCACGAGTCCGCAACAGGAATCGAACTTCAAGCGCTTGTCGGAATCGTCAGACCTCTGAACAATGCGGACAGGCCCTTGTACGAGAGCTTCCTGGCCTTCATGGGTCGTCGGGTCGCTGCGGGCGTCCTGGAGAAGTCAGGCAATGGAAATCGACCTGTGTTTCGCTTGCCTGCGTCAGACGAGCCTTCGCTATCGATCTAA
- the xerC gene encoding tyrosine-type recombinase/integrase yields the protein MARKYKKNREDWGHVRRLPSGRIQVRYPGPDGVIYNAPMTFSSMPDARAWKSRVRVEIERGTWRNPKTASAETFKVYAETWIAQRTNAKGQPLRPKTATEYRRHVAKGLSEFAEDSLTTITSARVRTWHAGRMKVGGTTAGAEARVLRAIMNTAIDDGIITKNPVEAKLTKSTTGLSHRPPTLDELAILAERVEGRYRMAVLIAAYGGLRLSEWRALRRRDLALIDGRYVIDVHREALYVARQGWFVSAPKSDRGIRVQTLPTWMTPEVEAHLAAHVGAFPDSLLFAPKGRSEFIHDSDFNKSWNSARDAAGVRDVVREHDLRTFGVSHVIASAGASLIEARDFSGHSDSAVTERHYVKKVNDRSAELADRMPLLPPVVPLNVTELPHTGTDQ from the coding sequence ATGGCGCGCAAGTACAAGAAGAATCGCGAGGACTGGGGCCACGTCCGCAGACTCCCGAGCGGTCGCATCCAGGTGCGTTACCCCGGGCCAGATGGCGTCATTTACAACGCGCCGATGACCTTCTCGTCAATGCCGGATGCCCGCGCCTGGAAGTCACGCGTGCGGGTCGAAATCGAGAGGGGAACATGGCGCAATCCCAAGACGGCGAGCGCCGAGACCTTCAAGGTGTACGCCGAGACCTGGATTGCACAGCGCACCAATGCCAAGGGTCAGCCCCTGCGCCCGAAAACGGCCACGGAGTACCGGCGACATGTTGCGAAGGGTCTCTCCGAGTTCGCAGAAGACAGCCTCACGACGATCACTAGCGCACGAGTGCGCACCTGGCACGCGGGTCGCATGAAGGTCGGTGGAACCACAGCGGGCGCAGAGGCGCGAGTCTTGCGCGCGATTATGAACACTGCCATTGATGACGGCATCATCACGAAGAATCCAGTCGAGGCGAAGCTCACGAAGAGCACTACGGGGTTGTCACACCGACCCCCGACGCTCGATGAGTTGGCCATCCTGGCGGAGCGCGTCGAGGGCCGCTACAGGATGGCCGTGCTCATCGCCGCCTACGGCGGTCTGAGGCTCTCTGAGTGGCGCGCTCTGCGCCGCCGCGACCTCGCCCTCATCGATGGCCGCTACGTCATTGACGTGCACCGAGAGGCGCTCTACGTGGCCCGTCAGGGCTGGTTCGTCAGCGCCCCCAAGAGCGACCGTGGCATCCGAGTGCAGACCCTGCCCACGTGGATGACGCCTGAGGTTGAAGCGCACCTGGCCGCGCACGTGGGTGCGTTTCCGGACTCGTTGTTGTTCGCCCCGAAGGGCCGCTCCGAGTTCATCCACGACAGTGACTTCAACAAGTCCTGGAACAGCGCGCGCGATGCCGCTGGTGTCCGTGACGTAGTTCGGGAGCACGACCTGCGAACCTTCGGTGTCTCTCACGTGATTGCATCGGCGGGCGCGAGCCTCATCGAGGCGCGAGATTTCTCGGGACACTCCGACAGTGCCGTAACCGAGCGCCACTACGTCAAGAAGGTCAACGACCGCTCTGCGGAGTTGGCCGACAGGATGCCCCTGCTCCCGCCCGTCGTCCCGTTGAACGTCACCGAGCTTCCGCACACAGGCACAGACCAGTAG
- a CDS encoding pseudouridine-5'-phosphate glycosidase: MTSLMLSDEVASAVADGRPVVALESTIISHGLPRPRNLAAAIEFEEILREQGVTPATIAVLDGVARIGLDAEGVRRIADDELAKASVRDLPILVARGASGATTVAATAHLAARAGIRVFATGGLGGVHRGASETFDESADLSTLAVTPITVVSAGVKSVLDIAATLERLETLSVPVIGLGTTEFPSFWLRESGFTLDWSVDSPEQIADIMAAHDALGHGQGIVVANPIAAEQAWQRDEHDRVLSVAFAEAEQQQIRGKAVTPFLLGRIVELSGGRSLEVNLDLARNNVAVAGRIATAWAARD, translated from the coding sequence GTGACCAGCCTGATGCTCTCTGACGAGGTCGCCTCCGCCGTCGCGGACGGCCGCCCCGTCGTCGCCCTCGAATCGACCATCATCAGCCACGGCCTGCCGCGCCCTCGCAACCTCGCGGCGGCGATCGAGTTCGAAGAGATCCTGCGAGAGCAGGGCGTGACTCCGGCCACGATCGCTGTGCTCGACGGGGTTGCTCGCATCGGGCTCGACGCCGAAGGAGTGCGTCGCATCGCCGACGACGAACTGGCGAAGGCGAGCGTGCGCGACCTTCCGATTCTCGTCGCGCGCGGCGCGAGCGGCGCGACGACGGTCGCCGCCACGGCGCATCTCGCGGCACGCGCGGGCATCCGCGTGTTCGCCACAGGAGGCCTCGGCGGCGTGCACCGCGGAGCCAGCGAGACGTTCGACGAATCGGCCGACCTCTCGACCCTGGCGGTGACACCCATCACGGTCGTCTCGGCCGGCGTGAAGAGCGTGCTCGACATCGCTGCCACGCTCGAGCGGCTCGAGACGCTGTCGGTGCCCGTCATCGGCCTCGGCACGACCGAGTTTCCGAGCTTCTGGCTGCGCGAGAGCGGCTTCACGCTCGACTGGTCGGTCGACAGCCCCGAGCAGATCGCCGACATCATGGCGGCGCACGATGCGCTCGGTCACGGTCAGGGCATCGTGGTGGCCAACCCGATCGCTGCCGAGCAGGCGTGGCAGCGAGACGAGCACGACCGAGTGCTGAGCGTGGCGTTCGCCGAGGCCGAGCAGCAGCAGATCAGAGGCAAGGCGGTGACCCCGTTCTTGCTCGGTCGCATCGTCGAGCTCAGCGGCGGGCGCAGCCTCGAGGTCAATCTCGACCTGGCGCGCAACAATGTGGCCGTCGCGGGTCGCATCGCGACGGCCTGGGCCGCGCGAGACTGA
- a CDS encoding helix-turn-helix domain-containing protein: protein MTSQLVTIATAAERLSISEKTVRRLISRGELPARRIGARSIRIPLDALEALGRPLTVPNR from the coding sequence ATGACCTCGCAACTCGTCACCATCGCCACCGCCGCCGAGCGTCTCTCAATCTCCGAGAAGACGGTGCGCCGACTCATCTCCCGCGGCGAGCTTCCAGCACGACGTATCGGTGCGCGCTCTATCCGAATCCCCCTGGATGCGCTCGAGGCGCTCGGGCGTCCGCTTACTGTGCCGAACCGCTGA